The following DNA comes from Mycolicibacterium aromaticivorans JS19b1 = JCM 16368.
CGCTCTCGGCGCTGACCACAGGCGGCTCACCCGGCTGACCCGGCTCCGAGGGCGGCGGAATCGTCCGCGGCGCGGCGTCGATCAGGCCCCCGCTGCCGCCACCGCCGCCACCGGCCTCGGGCGGCGGTGCGATCCGCGCACTCGGCGGCGCCGCGACGCCGACCCCGTCTCCAATCGCAGCCCGAGGCCAATGCAACGGCGGCAGCGGGGGTAGCGGGGGTAGCGGCGGCAGCACGATCGGCGGGAAATGCGGTAGCGGCAGACACGGCCAGCTCGACGGCCCACCGGGATCGCCGGGATGCCAACTGCCGCCGGGGATTTGACCGGCCGGGATGAGGACCCGGCGGGGGCCGGACGCGAGGCTGCCGGTCGTCCGGTCGATGCCGCTGCCGCGTGGTTTGTGCGGCCCGTTGTGTCGACGGCCGCTGTCCGGCCTGCCGTTCGGCGAGATGTTGCTGTCCGGGCCGGGCTGCGTCCCTTGCTCGCCGTCGCTGCTACCGACCGTGCTCGGGCTGCCGGCGGCCGGCGTCGCCGCGAGCATGGACCCGCCACCGCAGAGCAAACCGCAGGCGATCACCCAGCTAATAGCTGCGGCACCCTTCGGCGAGCGGTTCACGACGTTCCTCGAGTTAGCGGTGCAGGTCGGCGCCGCGTCGGACGGTTCGCGATCATTGTGGCATATCCGCAGGTCGTGATAGGCCCCGTTGAGCCGGGCGATAGGGTTAGCTGACCCGATCGCGAGCGCGTCTCGCCGATCGCCGACGACCTACTCGGGAGGCATCAGGTATGGGCCTGTTCACCAAGCGCAAAAGCCGTGCGACGCGCCGCGCGGAGGCTCGTGCGATCAAGGCCCGCGCCAAGCTCGAGGCCAAGCTGTCGGCGCGCAACGAGGTCCGCCGCATCAAAGCCGCCGAGCGCTCCGAGAACAAGGTGCTCAAGGCGCAGCTGAAGGCCGCCCGCGACTCCGATCGTGCGGCGGTGAAAGTGGCCGAGGCGCAACTAAAGGCGGTCCGCGAGGGCAAACTTCTGTCGCCCACCCGGGTACGGCGGGCGCTGACGGTGTCCCGGCTGCTGGCCCCGGTCATCGTCCCGGTGGCCTACCGCGCCGCGATCGCGGCCCGCGGTGTCATCGATGAGCGGCGCGCCGACCGGCTCGGCGTCCCGCTGAGCCAGCTCGGACAGTTCTCCGGTCAGGGCGGCCAGTTGTCGGCCCGCATCGCCGGGGCGGAGAACTCACTGCGGATGGTTGCCGAGAAGAAGCCGAAGGACGCCGAGACCAAACAGTTCGTCGCGGCGATGACCGAACGGCTCAATGCCCTGTCGGCGGCCATCCCGGCCGCGGAGAACATGCCGGGGCAACGCCGCCGCGATGCACACGCCGCGATCGCCGAACAGCTCGACGGAATCGACGCCGATCTGATGGCGCGCCTCGGCGTGCTGTGATGGCGCGCCATCGGGTGGTGACCCGTGCGCTGGCCCTGGCCGCCCTTCTGACCCTGAGCTCGTGGACGGTCGCCGCGACGGCCGGCGCGCACGTCCATGTCACCGCCGATCACGCCGTGCGCGGCGACTACGCGCTGGTGACCTTCCAGGTTCCCAACGAGTCCGAAAAAGGCGTTCCGACAACGAAAGTCACGATCACGCTGCCCGGGGTCGCATCAGCGAGCACCGATGTGATGGCGGGCTGGACCGCCACCCTGGACCGCGACCCGGCCAGCGGTGCGTATCGATCCGTGACGTTCACCGCGGCGCCCAACGCGGGTATCGGCGCCAGCCAGTTCGAACTGTTTCCGCTGTCGATCAAACTGCCAGACGCCGATTCGGTGTCGTTCCCCGTGGCTCAGACCTACGCCGACGGCACGCAAGTGAACTGGGACCAGCCGCCACTGCCCGGCGGCGGCGAGCCCGACTATCCCGCTCCGGTCTTGCCGCTGGCCGCCGGCCCGCACGAGCCGGCGGAGCATCACGCGACCCCAACGGGGACCGCGAGTCCTTCGGTGAGCGCCGCTCCCGCGGCCGACGCGCAGGCCCCGAGGCAGGGTGGTGCCGACAACACCGCGCGCGCATTGGCCGGCGGAGCGCTACTGGTGGCCGCGATCGGCGTCGGCGTCGCACTGGCCCGCCGGCGGACATGACCGCGCTGCGGCGGTTGGTCGCCACGGCGTTGCTGATCACCGCGATGGCGATGGGCGGAACGGCGGTGGCCTGGGCGCACGCCGTGCGGGTGTCCGCCGACCCGGCACCGGACGCGACGCTGGCCACGGCACCGACGCGCATCACCGCCACCTTCAACGAACGGCTGCAGGGCGATTTCGCCGCGATGACCGTCGTGGGCCCCGACGGCAACCTGTGGTCCGACGGGACCCCGCAGGTGCAGGGCGCCACGGTCAGCGTCGGGGTGCGTCCACTCGGCCCGGCCGGGTCCTACACCGTGAACTACCGAGTGACCTCGGCCGACGGCCACGTGGTGTCCGGTTCCTGGGCGTTCACCATGACCGTCGCGGGCAGCGGCTCACCGGGCCCATCGGCGACGGCGTCGACACCATCTGCGGACCGCGCGCTGCCGGTCTGGCCGTTCATCGTCGGTGCCGTGGCGGTCATCGCCCTCGGGGTGATCTGGTCGCGGCTTCGCCGAACCTGACCCTGGCATGATGGGTGCCACTGCCGGCCACGAGTGATTGAAGAGGAGCGCACCTGATGGCAGACGCGCAGGACCTGCCCGACGAGGGTCGCGGCCCCACGCCGCCGGGACCGCAGCCTCCGGAATCGGCCGCCGCCAAGAAGCAGCCGGCCAAAAAGGCGCCTGCCAAGAAGGCGGTGAAGAAGGCCCCGGCGAAGAAGGCGCCCGCGAAGGCTGCCGCGCCGGCCAAGAAGGCCCCGGCGAAGAAGGTGGCCCCACCGCCACCACCGCCGGTTGCCGAACCAGCCACGACCGTCGGGGGGAACGGCTCCGCGCCGCTTACCGAGGGCGCACGGGCCGCGGCGTACAGCGCCAAGTCGTCCGTCGAGCAGGCCACCGACCCGGTTTCCACCCCGGCCATCGTGCCGGCACCGGAATCCTCGCGCTCGCCGCTGCCGTTCGCGGTGGCCTTCGCCGCGACGGTGCTGATCGCCCTGCTGGTGCGCAGGTTGCGCCAGCGGAACGCGGAGTGAGCGTGGCGGTAACCTTCCGTCCGACCGCCGATCTGGTCGACGACATCGGCCCGGACGTCCGCAGCTGCGACGTGCAGTTCCGGCAGTTCGGCGCTTGTACCGAATTCGCCGGGCCGATCAGCACGGTGCGCTGCTTCGAAGACAACGCGCTGCTGAAGTCGGTGCTCTCCGAACCCGGCGACGGTCGGGTCCTGGTGATCGACGGTAAAGCCTCGGTGCACACCGCCCTCGTCGGGGACGTGATCGCCGAGCTGGGTCGCTCCAACGGCTGGGCCGGTCTCATCGTGCACGGTGCGGTCCGCGACGCATCTACGCTGCGAACCCTCGAGATCGGCATCAAGGCACTGGGCACCAATCCGCGCAAGAGCACCAAAACCGGCGACGGTGAGCGTGATGTTCCGGTCAGCTTCGGGGGCGTCACCTTCACCCCCGGCGAGATCGCCTACAGCGACGACGACGGGATCGTCGTCACCTCCGCCGCGGACTAAACACTGACTGCGACAAGGTTTTTGGTGAAGCTCAGCGCTTCGTCGGCGACTTTGCCGTGCCGGATCAGTCGCAGGTCCAGCAGGTAGTTCTGCTTGAGCCGCCAGGGTGCGCGGGAGCCCGCCTTGGGCAACCGATCCAGCGCCCGCAAGACGTAGCCCGGCGTGAAGTCCATCAGCGGCCGTTCCTCGATATCGGCCGACGGCTGACTCGGAGCCACCCGGTCGTATCCGTTGGCATCCATGTAATTGAGGACACGGCAGACGAATTCGGACACCAGATCGGCCTTGAGCGTCCACGACGCATTGGTGTAGCCGATGGTGAACGCCATGTTGGGCACGCCGGAGAGCATCATGCCCTTGTACGCCATCGTGGTGTTCAGATCCAGCGCCTCACCGTCCATGGCGATCTCGGCGCCGCCGAACAACTGGAGGTTCAAACCCGTTGCGGTGACAATGATGTCGGCCGCCAGCTCCTGGCCGGACGCAAGCATGATCCCCGTCGGCGTGAATCGCTCGATGGTATCGGTCACCACCTCGGCCCGGCCCTTGCGGATCGTGCGGAACAGATCGCCGTTGGGCGCCAGGCACAGTCGCTCGTCCCACACTCTGTAACTCGGGCCGAAATGCTTGTTCACGTCGTAGTTTTCGGGCAACCGGCGCTTCGCCATCGTCATCAACTGCTTGCGCATGAAGTTGGGGAATCGCCGCGCCAGCCGGTATTGCATGGACTGGAACACAATGCTCTTCCACCGGTTGGCCACGTAGGCGGGTTTGGCGGGCAGCAGCTTGTTCATCCGTACCGCGAACGGGTCGATGTCGGGCAGCGACCCGATGTAGGTGGGTGAACGCTGCAGCATCGTGACGTGTTCGGCTCCCGAATTGGCAAGGGCAGGAATGAGAGTCACGGCAGTGGCACCGCTGCCGATGACGACGATCCGCTTGCCGGTGTAATTCAGATTTTCCGGCCAGTGCTGGGGGTGAACAATCGTGCCGGTGAACTCGTCGGCGCCGGGGAACTGCGGCGAGTAGCCCTCGTCGTAGTTGTAGTAGCCGCTGCACGCGAACAGGAACGAGCAGGTGATGTCCTTCTGTTCGCCATCGGCTTCCACCCGGACCGTCCACAGGTTGTCGGCGCTGGACCACTCGGCGCGCTCCACCCGGTTGCGAAAGCGGATGTGCTTGTCGATGCCGTACTCGTGCACCGTCTCCTTCAGATACGACATGATCGACGGCCCGTCGGCGATCGACTTCTCCGATGTCCACGGCTTGAACCGGAAGCCCAGGGTGAACATGTCGGAGTCCGACCGGATCCCGGGGTACTTGAACAGATCCCACGTGCCGCCCAGATTCTCGCGGCGCTCCAGAATCAGAAAGCTCGTGCCGGGGCAGCGGTCCTTCAGATGCCAGGCGGCGCTGATGCCGGAGATGCCGGCTCCCACGATCACCACATCGACGTGTTCAGTCATGGCGGCGACGTTATCAACACGGTGTTGAATAGGTCAACAGTCTGTCGAGAAAATCAACACGCTGTAAAGTAGAGCTCGTGCCAGCTGTCCGCCCGGCCCGCATTCGCGGGCGCCGCGCCGCCCGCCCATCCGGTGACGATCGCGAAGCGGCCATCCTGCGCACGCTCGAGGAGATGCTGACCGAGCGGCCGTTCGCCGAGATCTCGGTGGACGAACTCGCCAAGGGCGCCGGCCTGTCCCGACCGACGTTCTACTTCTACTTCGCGTCCAAGGACGCGGTGCTCGTGCGGCTGTTCACCCGGGCGATCACCGCTTCCGGCGCCGAACAGCAGCAGAGCGCCGACGTCCCCGGGCAGCCGCAGCAGGCCTGGCGTGACGGTATCTACGCCTTTTTCGATTCCCTGCGCCCGAACCGGGCGGTGGTGCTTGCCGGGCTCGGCGTCATGGCCACCAACACCGAACTCCGTGAGGTGTGGGCGAGCTTCATGACCGGCTGGATCGACTACACGGCAGCACTGATCACGCGGGAACGGGAGCGCGGCGCCGCACCCGACACCATCCCGGCGCGGGATCTCGCCACGGCGCTAAACCTGATGAACGAGCGGGTCGTGGTCGCCGCCCAGGGCACCCAACAGCCGACGCTGGCCGAGGACGCCGCCCTGGAAACCGTCGTCCACATCTGGATCACCAGCATTTACGGCGGGGCCCCGGACTCGGTTTGATTCCGGCTTCGCATATTCGAATTCACCGCCGAAGTGGCTGGCCCTAGTCTGGCGGCATGTCGGAGCCACACCCATCGAGGGGTGCCACCGTTGGCAAGCTCGCGTTGTACTGCGTGCTGGCCGGTGTGTTGGTGGCGGCCATGTTGTTTCCACTGGCCGGTGGCGCGGGCATCGTGGTGAACCACGCCTCCGACGTGGCGGCGCAGGATTCCGCGCAGTTAATGCAGGGCGAGGTGCCCACGGTCTCGACGATGGTGGACGCCGCCGGGAACCCGATCGCCTGGATCTATGCCCAACGCCGGTGGCCGGTGCCCAGCGACCGGATCGCCGACACGATGAAGCTGGCGATCGTTTCGATCGAAGACAAGCGCTTCGCCGACCACAACGGCGTCGACGTCCAGGGCACCCTGACCGGTCTGGTCGGCTATCTGAGGGGCGACCTCGACACCCGAGGTGGGTCGACGATCGAGCAGCAGTACATCAAGAACTACAACCTCTTGGTCAACGCGCAGACCGACGCCGAGCGGCGGGCGGCCGTCGAGACCACGCCGGCGCGCAAGTTGCGCGAGATCCGGATGGCGCTGGCCCTGGACCGGGCGATCTCCAAGCCCGAGATCCTGACCAGGTACCTGAACCTGGTCTACTTCGGCAATGGCGCCTACGGGGTGCAGGATGCGGCCAAGACGTATTTCGGGATCAACTCGGCAGACCTGGACTGGCAGCAGGCCGCGCTGCTGGCCGGCATCGTGCAGTCGACCAACGCGCTGAATCCCTACACCAACCCCGAGGCGGCGCTGGCCCGCCGCAACGTGGTTCTCGACACGATGATCGAGAACCTGCCGGACCGGGCCAAGGAGTTGCGCGCGGCCCGTGAGGCGCCGCTGGGCGTCTTGCCGCAGCCGAACTCACTACCGCAGGGCTGCATCGCCGCCGGCGACCGCGGGTTCTTTTGCGACTACGTGCTGCAGTATCTCGCGCGAGCGGGTCTGTCCAAGGACGACGTGGCCCGCAACGGCTACCTGATACGCACCACCTTGGACCCGAAGGTCCAGAACAGCGTGAAGAAGGCGATCGACACCGTCGCCAGCCCGCAACTCGACGGGGTGGCCAGCGTGATGTCGGTGATCCAGCCGGGCAAGACCAGTCACAAGGTGCTCGCAATGGGCGACAACCGCAACTACGGTCTGCAGCTCGACGCCGGTCAGACGGTCCAGCCGCAGCCGTTCTCACTGGCCGGTGACGGCGCCGGATCGATCTTCAAGATCTTCACCACCGCCGCCGCCCTGGATATGGGCATGGGGACCAACGCCCAGCTGGAAGTTCCGGCGCAGTTTCAGGGGAAAGGCCTGGGCAGCAGTAACACCCCGGGTTGTCCCAAGGAGACCTGGTGTGTGAAGAACGCAGGCAACTACCGCAGCCCGATGAGTGTGACGGACGCGCTGGCGCAGTCACCCAACACCGCGTTCGCGCGATTGATCGGCCAGATCGGCGTGCAGCGCGCGGTGGACATGGCGGTCAAGCTGGGGTTGCGCTCCTACGCCGAGCCGGGCACGGCGCGCGCCTACCAGCCGGACAGCAACGAGAGTCTGGCCGACTTCATCAAGCGCCAGAACCTCGGCTCGTTCACGCTTGGGCCGTTCGAGCTCAATGCCCTCGAATTGTCCAATGTGGCAGCCACATTGGCATCGGGTGGCACGTGGTGCCCGCCCAGCCCGGTGGACAAGATCTTCGATCGGCACGGCCGCGAGGTCGCCGTCGAGACGCAGGCCTGCGAGCAGGCTGTTCCTGAGGGCTTGGCCAACACGCTGGCCAACGCCCTGTCGAAGGACGCCACCGGCGGTACCGCGGCCGGTTCGGCAGGTTCGGTCGGCTGGAGCCTGCCGGTGTCAGGCAAGACCGGCACCACCGAATCACACCGCTCCTCGGGCTTTCTCGGCTTCACCAATCATTACGCCGCCGCCAACTACGTCTTCGACGACAGCACCAATCCCGGTGGACTGTGCTCGTTTCCGTTGCGCAAGTGCGGATCCGGCAACCTGTACGGCGGCAATGAGCCCGCGCGCACCTGGTTCCTGGCGATGAAGCCGGTCGCCGAGGACTTCGGCCCGATCGCGCTGCCGCCCACGGACAAGCGGTACGTCGAGGGCGGACCGGGTAGCACGGTGCCGAGCGTGAGCAGCCTGAGCTTTGAAGAGGCGCGGAAGCGCCTGCGGGAAGCCGGTTTTCAGGTCTCCGATCTCCCCACCCCGGTCAACAGCTTCTCGTCGCGGGGCACGGTCGTGGGGACCACCCCGTCAGGCAAGACCATCCCGGGCTCGATCATCACGATCAATACCAGCAACGGGATACCGCCCGCGCCACCGCCGGATCTGGCGCCGCCGCCTCCTCCCCCACCGCCGGACTCCCCGCCGCCGGACGTCAACGTCATCAACATTCCGGGCCTGCCGCCGATCACGCTGCCGATGTGGCCGCCACCGGCACCGCCGCCACCCCCGGCGCCGGAACCCCCGCCACCGCCGCCCCGCCGCCCGCACCTGAACCGCCGCCCCCGCCGCCGGCCGG
Coding sequences within:
- a CDS encoding DUF6474 family protein — protein: MGLFTKRKSRATRRAEARAIKARAKLEAKLSARNEVRRIKAAERSENKVLKAQLKAARDSDRAAVKVAEAQLKAVREGKLLSPTRVRRALTVSRLLAPVIVPVAYRAAIAARGVIDERRADRLGVPLSQLGQFSGQGGQLSARIAGAENSLRMVAEKKPKDAETKQFVAAMTERLNALSAAIPAAENMPGQRRRDAHAAIAEQLDGIDADLMARLGVL
- a CDS encoding YcnI family protein — its product is MARHRVVTRALALAALLTLSSWTVAATAGAHVHVTADHAVRGDYALVTFQVPNESEKGVPTTKVTITLPGVASASTDVMAGWTATLDRDPASGAYRSVTFTAAPNAGIGASQFELFPLSIKLPDADSVSFPVAQTYADGTQVNWDQPPLPGGGEPDYPAPVLPLAAGPHEPAEHHATPTGTASPSVSAAPAADAQAPRQGGADNTARALAGGALLVAAIGVGVALARRRT
- a CDS encoding copper resistance CopC family protein translates to MTALRRLVATALLITAMAMGGTAVAWAHAVRVSADPAPDATLATAPTRITATFNERLQGDFAAMTVVGPDGNLWSDGTPQVQGATVSVGVRPLGPAGSYTVNYRVTSADGHVVSGSWAFTMTVAGSGSPGPSATASTPSADRALPVWPFIVGAVAVIALGVIWSRLRRT
- the rraA gene encoding ribonuclease E activity regulator RraA produces the protein MAVTFRPTADLVDDIGPDVRSCDVQFRQFGACTEFAGPISTVRCFEDNALLKSVLSEPGDGRVLVIDGKASVHTALVGDVIAELGRSNGWAGLIVHGAVRDASTLRTLEIGIKALGTNPRKSTKTGDGERDVPVSFGGVTFTPGEIAYSDDDGIVVTSAAD
- a CDS encoding flavin-containing monooxygenase; translated protein: MTEHVDVVIVGAGISGISAAWHLKDRCPGTSFLILERRENLGGTWDLFKYPGIRSDSDMFTLGFRFKPWTSEKSIADGPSIMSYLKETVHEYGIDKHIRFRNRVERAEWSSADNLWTVRVEADGEQKDITCSFLFACSGYYNYDEGYSPQFPGADEFTGTIVHPQHWPENLNYTGKRIVVIGSGATAVTLIPALANSGAEHVTMLQRSPTYIGSLPDIDPFAVRMNKLLPAKPAYVANRWKSIVFQSMQYRLARRFPNFMRKQLMTMAKRRLPENYDVNKHFGPSYRVWDERLCLAPNGDLFRTIRKGRAEVVTDTIERFTPTGIMLASGQELAADIIVTATGLNLQLFGGAEIAMDGEALDLNTTMAYKGMMLSGVPNMAFTIGYTNASWTLKADLVSEFVCRVLNYMDANGYDRVAPSQPSADIEERPLMDFTPGYVLRALDRLPKAGSRAPWRLKQNYLLDLRLIRHGKVADEALSFTKNLVAVSV
- a CDS encoding TetR/AcrR family transcriptional regulator — translated: MPAVRPARIRGRRAARPSGDDREAAILRTLEEMLTERPFAEISVDELAKGAGLSRPTFYFYFASKDAVLVRLFTRAITASGAEQQQSADVPGQPQQAWRDGIYAFFDSLRPNRAVVLAGLGVMATNTELREVWASFMTGWIDYTAALITRERERGAAPDTIPARDLATALNLMNERVVVAAQGTQQPTLAEDAALETVVHIWITSIYGGAPDSV
- the ponA2 gene encoding transglycosylase/D,D-transpeptidase PonA2 encodes the protein MSEPHPSRGATVGKLALYCVLAGVLVAAMLFPLAGGAGIVVNHASDVAAQDSAQLMQGEVPTVSTMVDAAGNPIAWIYAQRRWPVPSDRIADTMKLAIVSIEDKRFADHNGVDVQGTLTGLVGYLRGDLDTRGGSTIEQQYIKNYNLLVNAQTDAERRAAVETTPARKLREIRMALALDRAISKPEILTRYLNLVYFGNGAYGVQDAAKTYFGINSADLDWQQAALLAGIVQSTNALNPYTNPEAALARRNVVLDTMIENLPDRAKELRAAREAPLGVLPQPNSLPQGCIAAGDRGFFCDYVLQYLARAGLSKDDVARNGYLIRTTLDPKVQNSVKKAIDTVASPQLDGVASVMSVIQPGKTSHKVLAMGDNRNYGLQLDAGQTVQPQPFSLAGDGAGSIFKIFTTAAALDMGMGTNAQLEVPAQFQGKGLGSSNTPGCPKETWCVKNAGNYRSPMSVTDALAQSPNTAFARLIGQIGVQRAVDMAVKLGLRSYAEPGTARAYQPDSNESLADFIKRQNLGSFTLGPFELNALELSNVAATLASGGTWCPPSPVDKIFDRHGREVAVETQACEQAVPEGLANTLANALSKDATGGTAAGSAGSVGWSLPVSGKTGTTESHRSSGFLGFTNHYAAANYVFDDSTNPGGLCSFPLRKCGSGNLYGGNEPARTWFLAMKPVAEDFGPIALPPTDKRYVEGGPGSTVPSVSSLSFEEARKRLREAGFQVSDLPTPVNSFSSRGTVVGTTPSGKTIPGSIITINTSNGIPPAPPPDLAPPPPPPPPDSPPPDVNVINIPGLPPITLPMWPPPAPPPPPAPEPPPPPPRRPHLNRRPRRRPAAPDRRRQLSYRHANICSCPAAGRPSCTLISTRSTPRSSSAMTRRCAVVR